The following proteins are encoded in a genomic region of Glycine soja cultivar W05 chromosome 17, ASM419377v2, whole genome shotgun sequence:
- the LOC114393222 gene encoding 1-phosphatidylinositol-3-phosphate 5-kinase FAB1B-like, with protein sequence MGTPDKKVSDFVDVVRSWIPRRAEPPNVSRDFWMPDQSCRVCYECDSQFTIFNRRHHCRICGRVFCAKCTANSVPVPSDEPNTGREDLERIRVCNYCFKQWEQVATVDNNGSADLSATPCLSPSPSTTSLVSTKSSCTCHSSSSTAGSVPYTTGPYQRVPYSPHQSSQMNQITDEQENLNSGRSANPSESVGNVTSNQFGYCFSRSDDEDDDYGAYHSDTESRHYSHAHDYDDPVNIHGVDHVYGPHQMHPDEDNIQEKSSSCLTQSQNLDLEGVAGIQAPGKEDDEPDHADGCETSPYHEESNYAEPVDFENNGQLWIPPEPEDEEDDREAVLFDDDEDEGTTGGGEWGYLRSSTSFGSGECRSRDKTTEDHRKAMKTVVEGHFRALVAQLLQVENLTTCDEDGKETWLDIITALSWEAATLLKPDTSRGGGMDPGGYVKVKCIACGHRNESMVVKGVVCKKNVAHRRMTAKIDKPRFLILGGALEYQRVSNQLSSVDTLLQQEMDHLKMAVARIDAHHPNVLLVEKSVSRYAQEYLLAKDISLVLNIKKPLLERIARCTGAQIVPSIDHLTSQKLGYCETFHVDKFFEEHGSAGQGGKKSTKTLMFFEGCPKPLGCTILLKGANGDELKKVKHVIQYGIFAAYHLALETSFLADEGASPLEFPLKSPITVALPDKPSSTVRSISTIPGFSVLTARESQGAKPFKEVPKSNDIYKTERTPSSCSESTERLLVGDSIHMHEVSGGITQLALDMPSSNCNSFVSNTSSKENDKKCPKEFFQYRPDERRETMLNNGLISNSFGTFESSQQDGNSHLRAAALFANQGANPEPPNVKHDTNNFNNNNDHDDMIHSKEDFPPSTSDHQSILVFLSTRCVWKGTVCERSHLVRIKYYGSSDKPLGRFLRDQLLDPSYTCCSCELPSEAHVHCYTHRQGSLTICVKKLEFALPGEREGKIWMWHRCLKCPRIHGFPPATRRIVMSDAAWGLSFGKFLELSFSNHAAASRVASCGHSLHRDCLRFYGFGKMVACFRYASIHLHSVYLPPSKLEFNYDSQDWLQKEANELHNKAEILFSEVCNTLHQISEKVSGPVLQEGGNRVSDFRNLIAELKGMLQYEKEEFEDSLQKLLHKEGKAGQPVIDILELNKLRRHILIHSYVWDQRLIYASNLSKIILQENLKSLNHREKLLGSREKVVEADVATRPARGHSSCDSFLLETKPDGNLNLENTSHLSHPVVKSEDKGKDTNHDKVDLSLSGGANINDKSDSVEFGGAVRKALSEGESPVVANLSDTLDAAWTGEGHPTNSSLKENGCLPPDAAAVAVHSPVANIVTSKSNSNIYTANIGGVEAGCTNYSKLLSKGLDTTWKGIPFANVFGSFNKTSSFNTEKLVEYNPVHILSFRELERQTGARLLLPAGTNDTIVPVYDDEPTSVIAYVLVSMDYHMQMLEYDRPKDSGDSSISLPLFDSTSLLSLNSFDETITNTYRSLGSFEENVLSTSGSRSLPAGDPFSYTKDLHARVSFTDDSSLGKVKYTVTCYYAKRFEALRRTCCPSELDFVRSLSRCKKWGAQGGKSNVFFAKTLDDRFIIKQVTKTELESFTKFAPAYFKYLSESISTGSPTCLAKILGIYQVTSKHLKGGKETKMDVLVMENLLYRRNIRRLYDLKGSSRSRYNPDTSGSNKVLLDQNLIEAMPTSPIFVGNKAKRLLERAVWNDTAFLASIYVMDYSLLVGVDEEKHELVLGIIDFMRQYTWDKHLETWVKTSGILGGPKNTSPTVISPQQYKKRFRKAMSLYFLMVPDQWSPPELHPSGSQSDICDENA encoded by the exons ATGGGCACCCCGGACAAGAAAGTATCTGACTTTGTTGATGTAGTTAGGTCTTGGATCCCTCGAAGGGCGGAACCACCAAATGTGTCGAGGGACTTCTGGATGCCTGATCAGAGTTGTAGGGTATGCTATGAGTGTGATTCACAGTTCACAATATTCAACCGCAGGCACCACTGTCGAATCTGTGGTCGAGTTTTCTGTGCAAAATGCACTGCCAATTCTGTTCCTGTGCCATCGGACGAGCCAAATACTGGCCGCGAAGATTTGGAGAGGATAAGGGTCTGTAACTATTGTTTTAAACAATGGGAGCAAGTAGCTACAGTTGATAATAATGGAAGTGCAGATCTTTCAGCCACCCCTTGTCTCAGCCCTTCACCATCTACAACAAGCTTGGTCAGCACTAAGTCCAGTTGCACCTGTCATAGTAGCAGCAGCACTGCTGGTTCAGTTCCTTATACAACTGGGCCTTATCAGCGTGTGCCGTATAGTCCCCATCAATCTTCACAAATGAATCAGATAACAGACGAGCAAGAAAATTTGAATTCTGGGAGGAGTGCAAATCCCTCTGAGTCTGTAGGGAATGTGACTTCTAACCAATTTGGCTATTGCTTCAGCAG GAGTGATGATGAGGATGATGATTATGGTGCTTATCATTCTGATACAGAATCAAGGCATTATTCTCATGCCCATGACTACGACGATCCAGTTAACATTCATGGGGTTGACCATGTCTATGGGCCACATCAAATGCATCCTGATGAAGATAACATTCAGGAAAAAAGCTCGAGTTGCCTAACCCAATCACAGAATCTTGATCTAGAAGGTGTAGCTGGAATTCAAGCACCTGGGAAAGAAGACGATGAGCCTGATCATGCTGATGGATGTGAAACTTCTCCTTATCATGAGGAGAGCAATTATGCAGAGCCTGTGGATTTTGAGAATAATGGACAACTGTGGATACCTCCTGAGCCAGAAGATGAAGAGGATGATAGAGAAGCTGttctttttgatgatgatgaagatgaaggTACTACTGGAGGTGGGGAATGGGGATATCTACGATCCTCCACTAGTTTTGGTTCTGGAGAATGTCGTAGCAGAGATAAAACAACTGAAGATCATAGGAAGGCCATGAAGACtgtagtggaagggcattttAGAGCTCTAGTAGCTCAGCTCTTACAAGTGGAGAACCTAACTACTTGTGATGAAGATGGAAAAGAGACTTGGTTGGATATAATTACTGCTTTGTCTTGGGAAGCTGCTACACTTCTGAAGCCAGATACGAGCAGAGGTGGAGGTATGGATCCTGGTGGCTATGTAAAGGTTAAATGCATAGCTTGTGGACATCGAAATGAAAG CATGGTGGTTAAAGGAGTTGTATGTAAAAAGAATGTGGCTCATCGGCGAATGACAGCAAAAATTGATAAACCACGTTTTCTAATACTTGGCGGTGCTTTGGAGTATCAGCGTGTTTCTAACCAGTTGTCAAGTGTTGATACTTTGTTACAGCAG GAGATGGACCATTTGAAAATGGCAGTAGCAAGGATTGATGCTCATCACCCCAATGTTCTTTTGGTGGAAAAGTCAGTATCTCGTTATGCTCAAGAATACCTTCTTGCTAAAGACATATCACTTGTTCTGAATATTAAAAAGCCACTTTTAGAGCGTATTGCCCGTTGTACTGGTGCACAGATTGTCCCTTCAATTGATCATCTGACCTCTCAGAAGCTGGGATATTGCGAAACATTCCATGTAGACAAATTTTTTGAGGAGCATGGTAGTGCCGGGCAAGGTGggaaaaaatcaacaaagacTTTGATGTTCTTTGAGGGTTGCCCAAAACCTTTAGGTTGCACT ATCTTGCTGAAGGGTGCCAATGGGGATGAGTTGAAGAAGGTGAAACATGTGATCCAATATGGAATCTTTGCAGCCTATCATCTGGCGCTGGAGACATCTTTTCTGGCTGATGAAGGTGCTTCACCTCTAGAGTTTCCcttgaaatctcccataaccgtTGCATTACCCGATAAACCATCTAGTACTGTGAGATCCATTTCCACTATCCCTGGATTTTCTGTTCTTACTGCTAGAGAGTCTCAGGGAGCAAAACCTTTTAAAGAAGTACCAAAATCAAATGATATCTACAAGACTGAAAGAACCCCATCTAGCTGCAGTGAGTCCACTGAAAGATTATTGGTGGGTGACTCAATCCATATGCATGAAGTGTCTGGAGGTATCACCCAATTGGCTCTGGATATGCCATCTTCCAACTGCAATAGTTTCGTTTCAAATACTTCTTCTAAGGAGAATGATAAGAAATGTCCCAAGGAATTTTTTCAATACAGACCAGATGAGAGAAGGGAAACTATGTTGAACAATGGTcttatttcaaattctttcGGTACCTTTGAGTCTTCACAGCAAGATGGCAATAGCCACCTCAGAGCTGCAGCATTGTTTGCTAATCAAGGAGCTAACCCTGAGCCACCTAATGTAAAACATGAcactaataattttaataacaataatgatcatgatgatatgatacATTCAAAAGAAGATTTTCCTCCCTCAACTTCTGACCATCAGAGTATTTTGGTCTTTTTATCAACACGTTGTGTGTGGAAAGGAACTGTTTGTGAAAGGTCCCATCTTGTAAGAATTAAATACTATGGAAGTTCTGATAAGCCTTTGGGACGGTTTTTGAGAGATCAACTACTTGATCCG AGTTACACATGCTGCTCATGTGAGTTACCATCAGAAGCTCATGTTCATTGTTATACTCATCGGCAAGGCAGCCTGACAATTTGTGTTAAGAAATTGGAGTTTGCTTTACCAGGAGAACGAGAAGGTAAAATTTGGATGTGGCACAGGTGCCTGAAATGCCCTCGCATACATGGTTTTCCTCCTGCTACACGAAGAATAGTTATGTCTGATGCTGCCTGGGGCTTATCCTTTGGGAAATTTTTGGAGCTGAGTTTTTCAAATCATGCAGCAGCAAGCAGGGTTGCAAGTTGTGGTCATTCTCTCCACAGAGATTGTTTAAGATTCTATGG TTTTGGGAAGATGGTTGCCTGCTTTCGTTATGCTTCAATTCACCTTCATTCTGTTTATCTCCCCCCATCTAAACTTGAATTCAACTATGATAGTCAGGACTGGCTACAAAAAGAAGCAAATGAG CTGCATAACAAGGCTGAAATACTGTTTAGTGAAGTGTGCAACACACTGCATCAAATTTCAGAGAAGGTTTCAGGTCCTGTGTTGCAGGAGGGTGGAAATAGGGTGTCAGATTTTAGGAATCTAATTGCTGAACTTAAAGGGATGCTGCAGTATGAGAAAGAAGAATTTGAG GACTCATTACAAAAGTTGCTGCATAAAGAGGGAAAAGCTGGTCAGCCTGTGATTGATATTCTAGAGCTCAATAAGTTGCGCAGGCATATCCTTATCCATTCTTATGTTTGGGACCAGCGCTTGATATATGCATCcaatttaagtaaaattattcTTCAAGAAAACTTGAAGAGCTTAAATCATAGGGAGAAGTTGCTTGGTTCTAGGGAAAAGGTTGTCGAGGCCGATGTTGCCACTAGGCCTGCAAGAGGCCATAGCAGTTGTGATTCCTTTCTTTTGGAAACAAAACCTGATGGAAACCTAAATTTAGAAAACACTAGCCACCTTAGTCACCCTGTGGTTAAAAGTGAGGACAAGGGTAAAGACACAAATCATGATAAGGTTGACCTTTCTCTTTCTGGTGGTGCAAATATCAATGATAAATCTGATTCTGTGGAGTTTGGAGGGGCTGTACGGAAGGCTTTGTCTGAGGGGGAATCTCCAGTTGTGGCTAATTTATCTGATACCCTTGATGCTGCATGGACAGGTGAAGGTCATCCTACAAATTCATCACTCAAAGAAAATGGTTGTCTACCTCCCGATGCAGCAGCTGTGGCTGTTCATTCACCTGTGGCAAATATagttacatcaaaatcaaattctAATATTTATACTGCTAATATAGGTGGGGTTGAGGCAGGATGCACTAATTACTCTAAATTGCTTTCCAAGGGACTTGATACTACATGGAAAGGAATACCTTTTGCAAACGTCTTTGGTTCATTCAACAAAACTTCTTCCTTCAATACAGAGAAGCTTGTTGAGTACAATCCAGTCCACATTTTATCATTTCGAGAGTTGGAGCGCCAGACTGGTGCTAGACTGCTTCTTCCAGCTGGCACTAATGATACCATAGTGCCTGTCTACGATGATGAACCCACTAGTGTTATAGCGTATGTGCTTGTGTCAATGGATTATCATATGCAGATGTTAGAATATGATAGACCTAAAGACAGTGGAGACAGTTCAATTTCATTGCCACTCTTTGATTCAACAAGTCTACTTTCTCTTAACTCTTTTGATGAGACAATTACTAATACCTACAGAAGTCTGGGCTCTTTTGAGGAGAACGTGTTATCCACTTCTGGGTCTCGGAGTTTGCCGGCTGGGGATCCATTCTCATACACAAAGGATTTGCATGCAAGAGTTTCTTTTACTGATGATAGCTCCCTTGGAAAAGTGAAATATACTGTAACTTGCTACTATGCAAAGAGATTTGAGGCTTTAAGAAGAACTTGTTGCCCTTCTGAGTTAGATTTTGTGCGGTCCCTTAGTCGTTGTAAAAAGTGGGGAGCTCAGGGAGGAAAGAGCAatgttttctttgcaaaaaccCTGGACGATAGATTTATTATCAAGCAGGTTACAAAAACAGAGCTCGAGTCATTTACTAAGTTTGCACCTGCTTATTTTAAGTATCTATCTGAGTCAATCAGTACAGGGAGTCCAACTTGTCTTGCAAAGATCTTGGGCATTTATCAG GTAACATCAAAGCACCTCAAAGGAGGGAAGGAAACAAAGATGGATGTTTTGGTTATGGAAAACCTTCTTTACAGGCGTAACATTAGACGACTTTATGACCTCAAAGGTTCTTCCCGATCACGGTACAATCCAGATACAAGTGGGAGCAATAAAGTGCTGCTGGATCAGAATCTCATTGAAGCTATGCCAACCTCTCCAATATTTGTTGGGAACAAGGCAAAGCGGTTGCTTGAGAGGGCCGTGTGGAATGACACTGCCTTCCTTGCA TCAATATATGTGATGGACTACTCATTGCTGGTTGGAGTGGATGAGGAAAAGCATGAGCTGGTTTTAGGTATCATTGATTTTATGAGGCAGTATACATGGGACAAACACCTTGAAACTTGGGTGAAGACCTCAGGCATCCTTGGTGGACCCAAGAACACTTCTCCAACTGTTATATCACCACAGCAGTACAAGAAACGGTTTAGGAAAGCCATGAGCTTGTATTTTCTTATGGTGCCAGATCAATGGTCCCCTCCAGAGTTACACCccagtgggtcccaatctgacaTTTGCGACGAAAATGCGTGA
- the LOC114393795 gene encoding uncharacterized protein LOC114393795, with protein MASSDGRVTYSSLSKLENENTHFGYDDMNHHGESVWSEPMPGTPCGQLGPTFSNKESLYQFPSEDDDLFDGGYESGDDARGIVPSNRPPEVNLKNVLSGIFAILTGRTKVPSITANQQLPSSNVSFLDSGKNGDVFLDSSVYTPSAPPLCLPNGSDYSSYKEVLEADPPEWLPDSSTTVCMQCSAPFTALTRGRHHCRFCGGIFCRTCTKGRCLMPVGFRERNPQRVCDACYDRLDPLQGVLINTISNAAQGAKHDVMDWTCARGWINLPIGLSMEHEIYKASNTLRNYCQVAKSNPEKSIPLTVLKSAKGLAILTVAKAGALVSYKLGTGLVVARRSDGSWSAPSAIFSLGLGWGAQIGGELMDFIVVLRDMKAVKTFCSHMHFSLGAGCSAAAGPVGRVLEADIRAGDRGSGMCYTYSCSKGAFVGVSLEGNIVATRMDANLRFYGDPYLTTSDILLGMVDRPKAAQPMYASLQELYSCLRF; from the exons ATGGCATCCTCCGATGGTAGAGTTACGTATTCTTCACTATCTAAGCTAGAAAACGAGAATACCCATTTTGGCTACGATGATATGAATCATCATGGTGAATCTGTGTGGTCTGAGCCTATGCCTGGCACCCCGTGTGGCCAATTAGGCCCAACGTTCTCTAACAAAGAGTCATTGTATCAGTTTCCCTCCGAGGATGATGACTTGTTTGATGGAGGTTATGAATCAGGTGATGATGCACGCGGTATCGTACCCTCTAACAGGCCTCCTGAGGTGAACTTGAAGAATGTGCTTTCTGGGATCTTTGCTATTTTGACTGGACGGACCAAGGTTCCAAGCATTACTGCAAACCAGCAGCTCCCAAGTTCAAATGTGTCATTTCTTGACTCTGGAAAGAATGGGGATGTTTTCCTTGACTCTTCAGTGTACACACCAAGTGCACCACCGCTTTGTCTGCCTAATGGAAGTGATTATAGTTCTTACAAAGAGGTCTTGGAAGCTGATCCCCCTGAGTGGCTCCCTGATAGTTCTACTACTGTTTGTATGCAGTGTAGTGCTCCTTTTACTGCACTTACCCGGGGTAGACATCATTGCCGGTTTTGTGGGGGGATTTTCTGTCGAACATGTACGAAGGGGCGATGTTTAATGCCTGTTGGGTTCAGGGAAAGGAATCCCCAAAGGGTTTGCGATGCCTGCTATGATCGGCTTGATCCTTTACAGGGTGTTCTTATCAACACCATAAGCAATGCTGCGCAGGGGGCTAAGCATGATGTCATGGACTGGACTTGTGCTAGAGGATGGATTAATCTTCCTATTGGTTTATCTATGGAGCATGAGATTTATAAAGCATCTAATACATTGAGAAACTACTGTCAG GTGGCCAAATCCAATCCTGAGAAGTCTATCCCTTTAACTGTTCTTAAAAGTGCCAAGGGCTTAGCAATTTTAACAGTTGCTAAAGCTGGTGCACTGGTCTCTTACAAACTGGGCACTGGTTTGGTTGTTGCTCGAAGATCAGATGGATCATGGTCTGCACCGTCAGCAATATTCTCCCTGGGTTTAGGATGGGGTGCTCAG ATTGGTGGTGAACTTATGGATTTTATAGTTGTTCTTCGTGATATGAAAGCTGTAAAGACATTCTGCAGTCATATGCATTTTTCTCTTGGTGCTGGTTGTAGTGCTGCAGCAGGGCCTGTTGGGAGAGTGCTTGAAGCAGATATTCGTGCTGGTGACAGAGGCTCTGGCATGTGTTACACTTACAGTTGCAGTAAAG GTGCATTTGTGGGAGTTTCTTTGGAAGGAAATATAGTTGCAACCAGGATGGATGCCAATTTGCGCTTCTATGGTGATCCTTACCTCACCACATCTGATATTCTACTGGGAATGGTGGACAGACCAAAGGCTGCTCAACCCATGTATGCCAGTCTTCAAGAACTATATTCCTGTTTACGATTCTAA